The Amycolatopsis japonica nucleotide sequence GCCAACAAGGGGCTTCCGCCCGCTCCGGGTGACGACGGCGCCGGGCCCGGACGCGAGATCCGGATCGAGCCGACGAACTGGGTCGACAACTGGCTGCCGATCTACGGCGCGCCGAGGGCGCTCAACGGGCTGGCCGACAACTGGCTGTACGACCCGGTCGGCGGCGCCGTGTTCACCACGACCAAGCAGAACGCGCCCGCCTACACCGAGACCGCGTCCATCAAGGAACCGTCGAAGGACGAACTCCGGCTCGACGACGCCCGCCTGGCCGAGGTGCCGCCGCAGTTCACCCAGGTCGACCGCGTCGATCCCCGCGTGGTCGCGAAGGCCAAGCAGCTGACGGAAAACGAGTCGAACAACTTCGACAAGGCGCAGGCGCTCTGGTCGTTCTTCACCGCGCAGAACGGTTTCGTGTACGACACCAAGACCGCCGACGCCACCGACTCCGACGCGCTCGCCGACTTCATCCTCAACGGCAAACGCGGGTTCTGCGAGCAGTACGCGTCCGCGATGGCCGTGATGCTGCGGGCGGTCGGCATCCCGTCGCGGGTCGCCATCGGCTTCACCTCCGGGACGCCGAAGGGCGATCACGTCTCGATCAGCTCCGAAGACGCGCACGCGTGGGTCGAGGTCTACTTCCAGACCAAGGGCTGGGTCAGCTTCGACCCGACCCCGCTGCTCGACGGCCGCGCGGTCGTCCCGCCGTACCTGCAGAACGACGCCGGCAGCTCCACGACCAACGACACCCAGGAAGTGCCGAGCGCGCCCGCGTCGAGCGCCCCTGCCACCGGCACCCCCCGCGACCAGGGCGACGACCTCGGCGCCGACGGCGGCGCGGGCCAGCAGGAGGAAGAGCCGCTGTGGCCCGCGATCCTCGCCGGGATCCTCGGCGGGCTGGCGGCCGCGCTGACGGTGGTCGCGATCGTGCGGTCGCGGTTGAGATACCGGGCGCTGATGCGGCCGTCGTCCTCCCCGGACTCGCCGGAACCGGAACACGGGTTCCTCGACAACCAGAACGTGACGAACTGGCTGCCGCTGATCGCGATCGCGCTGTGGGTGGCGGCGTTCGCGTTCCTGGCGGCGTGGGTGTCGTGGTGGTTCGCGCTGGCGCTGGTGGTCGTCCTCGGCGGACTCGGGACGCCGACGGCGATCCGGGAGATCAAGCGACGGCTGCGGCTGCAGAAGATCGCGTCCCGCTCCCCCGCCGCGGCCGACGCGGCGTGGCGCGAGCTGATGGACGAATGCGCCGACCGCGGCCTGCCGCTGTCCGGCGGCGACACGGTGCGCGTGGCGGGCCGGAAGGTCGTCGAGAAGCACCGGCTGGACGAGGAGGGCCGCTCCGGGCTGCGGACGGTCATCGGCGTCGTGGAGCGATCGTGGTACTCGGACAAGCCGGCCGACGACCAGACGCTGGGCCCGGCCTTCGACGAGGTGCGCAAGAGCCTCAAGCGGAACGCGCCGATGTCGTGGAAGGGCCGCCTGTTCCCGCGTTCACTGCGGCGGCGGGACAAGTAGCCGACTGGGGCTGAAGGGCGCTTTCCCCGCATCTCATGCAGGGAAAGCGCCCTTCGCCGCGTCTCATGCGGGGAAGGCATCCTTCAGCCCCCGCCTGCCGGGGCATGACAACGCGAACATGCCGACAAGGCGTCGCCCTGCCGGCATGTTCGCGTGTGTGAGAGCTATTGCTCCTCGAAGCGCTGGCGGAAGCGCTCTTCCATGCGCTGGGTGAACGAGCTCCGGCGCGTGGACGACTTGCCGCCGCCACCTCCGCCGCCACCCGGGCCACCGCTGTCCTTACCGCCCTCCGCTTCGGCTCCTTGCCGAATCGATGTGACGGCCATCATGACTCCGAAGAACATCACGAGGAACCCGAGCACGCTGATCACTGGGATCTCGGCCACCCGGATGTTGACCACCACGCCGAGCACCAACAGTGCGACGCCCACTACGAACAGGGCGATGCCCTGCAAACGCCGTCGGCGGGCGGGGCGGCGCAACCGGGTGCCTCGCACCGTGGATGCGAACTTGGGGTCCTCGGCATAGAGCTCGCGCTCGATCTGATCGAGCAGCCGCTGCTCATGCTCGGAGAGTGGCATCTTTCCTCCTCCGGCACAGCTGTCGCGGGCGCCGGGCCGCGCAACGTCATGGACCCAACAGACAACCCCAGGCGGGGTGTCTCTGTCCAGGATACGAGCCCCGCGCTCGTCCGACTACCCGATCCCGTATCCAGAAGGGATCGAATTGGGCGAAACCACCCGACTCGGCTCTCCCGAAGGCGACCGAGCAGGCGATGTCACTGGTCACGGGGGGTCAGCAGTGACGCGGGCCGCACCGCGGCGGCACCGAACTTCGACCTCGCGACGTCGGCCGCGACTTCCGCATCCCGCCAACGGGGTTCGGATGATGCGAAAAGCAGCTGTTCTCCACTACTCTCCGTGTTCAAGCCCTCGACCCTTACGCCGATCAGGCGGACTGCACCCGTCGGCGCGTGCTCGGCGAGAAGCTCGACGGCCGTGCGGTGGATGTCGCGGGCCACATCCACCGGGACGGCGGTTGTCCTGGCGCGGGTGATGGTCTTGAAATCCGCGAACCGGACCTTGATCGACACCGTCCGCCCGCGAAGGCCTCGGCGGCGCAAGGTGGCGGCGACGCGTTCCGACAGCCGGAGCAGTTCCAGCCCGAGCGCCGAGCGGTCGTGGAGGTCGACGTCGAAGGTCACTTCGGCGCCGATCGACTTGTCCGGCGACTCCGGGACGACCTTGCGGTCGTCGTGCCCGTTCGCGAGGGCGTACAGATGCTCCCCCAGCGCCCGCCCGAGCGACCGCCTCAGCCTGGACAACGGGGCGGCGGCGACGTCGGCGACGGTGTCGAGCCCCTGCTGCCGCAGATGCTCCTCGGTGCGCTTGCCGACGCCCCACAGCGCCGACACGGGCAGCGGGTGCAAGAACGCGAGCGTCTCGGCCGCCGGGACGACGACCATGCCGTCCGGTTTCGCCATCCCGGACGCCAGCTTCGCGACGAACTTGACCTTCGCGACGCCGACCGAGCAGCTGATCCCGAAATCGGCGGCCACCCGCTCGCGGATCCAGGCCCCGAGCCGCGCGGGCGAGGAGTCCAGCCGTTTGAGCGCTCCGCTGACGTCCAGGAAGGCCTCGTCCAGGCTCAGCGGCTCCACCAGTGGCGTCAGCTCGCGGAAGATCCCCATGACGCCCTGGGACACCTCGCCGTAGAGCCCGGGTGTCGGGGTGATGCAGATCAGCTGGGGGCAGAGCCGTTTGGCCGTCGAGAACGGCATGGCCGACCGGACGCCGAATTCGCGCGCCGCGTAGCTCGCGGCCGCGACGACCGACCTCGGGCCGCCACCGGAGACGACCACCGGCTTACCCGTCAGCTCCGGGCGGGTGCGCAGCTCACAGGACACGAAGAAGGCGTCCATGTCGACGTGCAGCAGGCCGCAGCCGGTGTCGTCGGGCCAGGTGGTGGCCCCGGTCGTCACGCGGTAGCGGGCCATCCCTCCGGGCAGTTCGGCGTTTCGTCCCACGGGCAGACGTTAGCCCGGACCACCGACAGTTCCCCGCTGCGAGTGTCATGAAAGGGTCGTTCAGGACATTTTTCGTCCTGAACGACCCTTTCATGACATCCGGAAGGGCTCCGCGACGATCAGGCCGGACGGCGGGCCAGCAGGTGCAGCCGGCTGGCGATGTCCCGCAACGGCGCAACCGACGCCGCCGCCAGCTCGAATTCGGCCAGGTCCTCTTCCCGCACCCCGCCGGGCACGAAGTCCGCCACGACGCCGTCGCCCTGCAGCGAGGTCACCTCGAGGCCCACCTCGATCAGCTGGGCGCGCAGGGCCTCGGCGTCGAACCGCCGCAGCACGGTCTCGCGGCCGCCGCCGAGCACGCCGCTTTCGGCCGCGAGCAGTTCCCGCGCCTCGCCGAGGCGTCCGGCCAGCGCGCGCTGCAGGATCGCGGCGTGCCGGTTCGCCACCAGCACCGAGACCGCGCCGCCGGGTTTGACCGCGGCGGCCAGCGCGGCGAGCACGAGCGCAGGGTCGTCGACGACCTCCAGCAGGCCGTGCGCGAGGACGAGGTCGGCCGATCCGGCGGCGACGTGGGCTCCGAGCGCGTCGGAGTCGTCGGCGATCACCGTGATGCTTCCGGAGACGCCCTCTTCTTCCGCGCGGCGGCGCAGGGTCGCCAGCGCGTTGGGGTTCGGTTCGACCACGGTCACCAGGCAGCCCGCCGACGCCAGCGGCACCGCCCAGCCGCCGCTGCCGCCGCCGACGTCGACGACGTGCGGCTGTTGTGCGCCTCGCGCCCGTGCGGCCCGGAGTTCTGCTTCGAGAACCCGGCGAACCGCCCCCGATCCCCGCGTGGCCACGGTGTCCGTCTTCATAAACGCACAGGGTAATGCCCGCCTTCGCCGGCCCGTCGGGTGTAGTCCGATGCGGTGTTCGACACCTTGCCAAGGGGCCACCCCGCGGACTGCCCGTAGGCTGTATCGAGTGCACACGGTCGCTGTTCTCAGCCTGAAGGGTGGCGTCGGTAAAACGACGGTCGCCCTCGGTGTCGCGTCCGCCGCGCTGCGTAGGGGCGCCCGGACCCTCGTGGCCGACCTCGACCCGCAAGGCAACGCCACCACCTCGCTGGACCCGCCCTTCACCGATCGCACGCTGGCCGACGTCCTCGAGACGCCGGTGCGCTCGGTGCTCGAACGCGCGATCGCGCCCAGCGTGTGGAGCGACCAGATCGACGTCCTCGTCGGCGCAGAAGAGCTGGAGATGCTCAACGAGCCCGACGCCGACAGCCGCCGTCTGGAGAACCTCTCGCGCGCGCTCGACGAGCTGCACACGAACCCGCTGCGCGAGGAACCCTACGAACTGGTGATCCTCGACTGCCCGCCGTCGCTGGGCAGGCTGACCCGCTCCGCGCTGGTGGCCGCGGACAGCGCCTTGATCGTCACCGAGCCGACGATGTACGCCGTCTCCGGCGCCCGCCGGGCCCTCGACGCGATCGAGAAGATCCGCGAGGAGCAGAACCCGGGGCTGCGGCCGATCGGCGTCGTGGTGAACAAACTCCGGGTGCGCTCCTACGAGCACCAGTTCCGCGTGGCCGAGCTGCGGGAGAACTTCGGCCCGCTGGTGATGCCGACGGCCATCCCGGACCGGCTCGCCGTGCAGCAGGCGCAGGGCGCGTGCAGCCCGATCCACGAGTGGCACTCCCCCGGCGCGCAGGAGATCGCGCTCACCTTCAACATGGTGCTGGCGAAGGTCCTGCGGTCGAGCCGGGCCGGGCGGCATCGCGTCCGCGGCGAGGAAGAGCCCGAGACCACAGAGGCACCCGCCAAGCTGAGCGACACCGGCACGGGATAGCCGCCGATGCCCGAAGGCGACACCGTCTTCCTCGCCGGCAAGGTCCTCGACAAGGCGTTGGCGGGCAAGACCTTGCTGCGCGGCGAGTTCAGGGTCCCCCAGCTGGCCACGACGGATCTCGCCGGACGGGACGTGCTCGGCGTCGGCACCGTCGGCAAACATCTGCTGACCCGCCTCTCCGGCGATCTCACCCTGCACAGCCATCTGCGGATGGACGGCAAGTGGGACGTCTACCGGGCGGGCGCCCGCTGGCGGCATCCGGCGCATCAGGCGCGGGTCATCCTGGCCACCGAAGAGCTGCAGGCGATCGGCTTCCGCGTGCACGACCTCGAACTCGTGCCCACGGACGAGGAAGACCGTCTGGTCGGCCACCTCGGCCCGGATCTGCTCGATCCACAATGGACGGACGAGCTGGCGGAGCGGGCGGCGGCCGCGCTCGCCGCGGACCCGGACCGCGAACTGGGCGACGCCCTGCTGGATCAGCGGATCATGGCCGGGATCGGGAACATGTACAAGGTCGAGATGTGTTTCCTGCTCGGGGTCACCCCGTGGACACCGGTGTCCGAAGTGGACACGGCGAAAGCGGTGGCGCTCGGCCGCAAACTGCTGAAGAGCAACGCCTGGCGCACGTCGCAGACCACCACCGGCGACCTGCGGCGCGGCCGCGAGCACTGGGTCTACGAACGGACCAAACAAGGCTGCTTCCGTTGCGGAGGACGGCTGAAGGTCGCGCCCCAGGGCGACGGGTACCAGGCGAGGCCGACCTGGTTCTGCCCGAAATGCCAGTCCGGGCCCGCTCCCGGCGGCTAAGCTGGACCCGTGACGCCGTTCAAGCTCCCGCTCTACGGGGCCGACACCGAACGCGGCGACCTCGCTCCCTGAGCCGCCCGCTCCCTCCGCACGTCACCTTTCACTTCTCCCAGGGAGCTTTGTCATGCCCGGAATCCTCACGGGCGAGGCGCTGCCAGAACTACGCGGTCTCCCCAAGGGCGCTCCACGCCCGACGGAGACTTCACCGTCGCGCGCCCTCTTTCGGGCCGAAGGCCCACGGAAACGTTTTGCGGGGCGCCCTCCGTGCAACCGCGACACGCGTCGTGAGCTGGCGCCCTGCGGAAGGTTTCCGTCAGCGCGCGACAGACGAACACTGATGGCATGTCGACCGACGATCTCCTCACAGGGCTCGCCACCGGGCGGGCCGCGGCGCGGGCCGACCACGGGGTGGAACTGGCCTGGTGCTTCGACATTCCCGGTGAGAAAGGGGTCGTCGCGGCCGCGAGACGGTCGTGTTCGCGCTCCGCGAACGCCCCGAAGGGCTGGTGTCCTTCGGGCTCGGCGGTTGCTCGAACGGGACCGGACGACCGCGACCACGCGGTCTCCCCAAGGTCGCCCCGCGCCCGACGGAGACTTCACCGTCGCGCGCCCTCTTTCGGGCCGAAGGCCCACGGAAACGTTTTGCGGGGCGCCTTCCGCGCAGACCCGACGTGTCAGGGGCCGGCGCGCCCCGCGGAATGTTTCCGTCAGCGCGCGACAAACCAGCGGTCACGCTCAACACCGACGACCCGCCGATGTTCGGTGCCACCCTCGACGGCGAGTACGTGGCGGTGGCCGAAACCCTCGGACTGACGGCGGCCGAAATCGCCCTGTTCGCGAAGAACGCCGTGGAAGCCTCTTTTCTGCCCTCGGCGGACAAGACCGCCCTGCTGCGGGAGATCGACGAAATCTTGTTGCAGGACCCCGAACTCCTCGCATAGCGTGGCGGTACACGAGAGAGGAGGTGGTCCAAAGTTGTATTCCAACAGGACTCGTGAGGTGGCTGTCCGCTAGCGGACCCCACGCGTAGGACTTCAGAGCAGCGATACAACGCAAGTTGGAGCCACCTTCGGCTCGTCGTCTCTGCTTCGCGTGATGCCTGATAGCGAATACCAGGCAGTCACCGGGCCCCCGAGGTTCCCGAGCACCGGTCCGGCTCGGGCCCGGACGCCGATTCCCGGCGTCCGGGAGCCGCCTCGGGGGTACCCCTTATTTCCGGGGTGGGAGGACCATCCGCCGCCCCGAAGGACCGTCCGCCGCAGTTCCGCCCCCAGGAACCCCGCCGACTGGATAGCCTGACGCCATGCTGAGGCCCGATTTCCCGATCATCACCCAGCGACTGACCCTCCGCGCCTTCACGTCCGCGGATCTCGACGAACTCAACTCCTTCCAGTCCCGCGCCGACGTCGCCCGCTACCTCTACTGGGGCCCGCGCAGCCGGGCCGAATCCGCCGCCGCGCTCGCGAAACGGGTGCACAGCAGCAGCCTGTCGAAGGAAGGCCAGCTCCTCGCGGTGGCCGTCGAGCTGACCGAGACCGGGCAGCTGATCGGCGACCTGAACCTCGAGTACCTCAGCAGCGAGCACCGTCAGGGCGAGATCGGGTTCGTCTTCCATCCCGATCACCACGGCAAGGGGTTCGCCGCGGAGGCCGCCACCGAACTGCTGCGCCTCGGCTTCGAAGAGCTGGGCCTGCACCGGATCATCGGCCGCTGTGACGGACGCAACACCGCGTCGGCCGCGCTGATGGAACGCCTCGGCATGCGCAAGGAGGCCCATCTGCGCGAGAACGAGGTCGTCAAGGGTGAATGGACCGACGAACTCGTCTTCGCGATGCTCGAAGACGAGTGGAAGGCGAAGCACTAAAGCTCACCAGGCATGATGGGGCCGTGCTCTTCGACAAGATCGTCCGCCCCGCTCTCTACCGGGTCTCCGGCAGCGACCCCGAAACCGTGCACGAACGCACCATCGGCTCGCTCGCCAGGCTGAGCCGGGTCTCCCCCGCGCTCGCCGCGCTCGGCCGCGTCTACCGGACGGACGATCCGGTCACCTTCCTCGGCCTGCGCTTCCCGAACCGGGTCGGGCTCGCCGCCGGGATGGACAAGAACGGCCGCGCGCTGCACGCGTGGCCCGCGCTCGGTTTCGGCTTCGTCGAGGTCGGCACGGTCACCCGGCATCCGCAGCCGGGCAACGACAAACCGCGGCTGTTCACCCTCGCCCAGACCGACGCGGTGATCAACAGGATGGGCTTCAACAACGAAGGCGCCGAAGCGCTCGCCGCCCGCCTCGCCGCGACCGGGAAGCCGCCGGTGCCGCTCGGCGTCAGCATCGGCAAGTCCAAGGTGACCCCGCTCGACGAAGCCGTCGAGGACTACCGGTTCTCGCTGCGGGCCTTGTACCCGTACGCCGACTACTTCGCGATCAACGTCAGTTCCCCGAACACCCCGGGGCTGCGCGCGCTGCAGGACAAGTCCGCGCTCGCCGAACTGCTCGCCGAGCTGCGCGAGACCTCGGCCGAGCTCGCCGGCGACGCGAAGCCGACGCCGGTGCTGGTGAAGGTCGCCCCCGACCTCACCGACGAAGCGCTCGCGGAACTGCTGGAGGTTTGCCTCGACCACGGGGTCGCCGGGCTGATCGCGACCAACACGACGCTGTCACGCGAAGGGATCGCCCCGCCCGAAGCCGCCGTCGGCGAGCAGGCGGGCGGATTGTCCGGCCGTCCGCTCACCGCGCGCTCGGTCGAGGTGGTGCGGTTCGTGCACGACGAGACCGGCGGCAAGCTGCCGATCATCGGCGTCGGCGGGATCTTCGACGCCGGCGCCGCGGCACGGATGCTCGACGCCGGCGCCGGTCTCGTCCAGCTCTACACCGGTTTCGCCCTGCACGGCCCCGGTCTGGTCAAGCGGGTCGCCCGAGGTCTCGCGGCCCGGCCGTACTGACGAACCTGAGATAGGCACGCCAGCACTGGTACCGCGTCAGCTCCGTCGCCGTCGCGGTGGCGGCCTGGTCGCACAGGACGGCCAGCGGCGTTTCCCCGTTCTCCAGCCGGATCCGGCCCAGGACGAACGGCGCGGGCAGCGTGGCGGCGAAGGCACCGAGGGCGGCGGGCGAGAGCCGCCAGCGTTCACCCGAAAGCATCGTGTGCTCGCCCGTGGCGCTCACCGGAACCACCCCTGGCTGGGGCGGATCGGTGGGCAGCAACAACATCCGGTAGCCCTCGCCGGTCTGGACCAGCCCGGTGAACCGCGCCCCGGCGCGGACCAGGCTTCCGTTCAAGGGCTGCCCGCGCAGATGCGCGCCGAACACCACGAGATCCGCACCCGGTGCGGGATAAGGGAAATCGGCCTGTTCGTCGGTGAGCACGGCGGCCAGGTCGATGGCGACCTGGTCGTCGAACGGCCGCACCACCACCGAAACCCCGTACGGCCCGAGATCCGACGGCGACGCCGGAACCGTGACGGCGGCGAGGTCGAGCAGGTTGACGAACGCCGTGAAACGCTCCAGCCGCTTCGAGACACCGTCCGGATCGGACAACGCCTCGGAGACCTCGGGATGGTCCGCGACGGTCGGGAGCACGAGGGCGTCGTACTCGGACAGCATCCGGAGCGCGAGCATCCCGGCCTCGGCGACACGGTGCCTGTCGGCGGTGAAGCCGTCGTCGTGGATCAGCTCGCCGACTTTCAGCAGTGCCGAGACCTCCACGGTCTCCACGAGGGCGCCGGACGCCCTCAGCGCCGAAACCGCGCCGAGGAAGGCGGATCGGGACTGCAGCGAAAGACCGGTGAGCGTGTCGGAGCCCGGGATCGCCACCCGCGGCCGGTCGCCCGCCGACAGCCGGACGTCCGGCGGCCAGTCGCGGGCGAGCGGGTCGATCCCGTCGGGACCGGTCATCAGTCCCAGCGCGCGCTGCCCCAAGGTGAGGCTGCGGGCGAACAGGGCGATCCCGCCGCACGGCGCGGCGCCGGTCTTCGGCACGAGACCCAGTGTCGGCTTCAGGCCGACGATCCCGTTGAGCGAAGCGGGAACGCGGCCCGCGCCCGCCGTGTCCGTGCCGACCGCGAGATCGACGAGGCCGAGCGCGACGGCGACGGCCGCGCCGCTGCTCGCGCTCCCGGAGACCCGGGCGGTGTTCAGCGCCGCGCTCACGGCGCCGTAGGGGCTGCGCGTGTGCTCGAGGTCGCTGCCGAACCGGTCGCAGTTGGTCTTGCCGATCACGACCGCCCCGGCCGCGGTCAGCCGGGACACCGAGGTGGCGCCGGTACAGCAGACGTCCTCGCCCGCCGTGGGAAGACCGGCGACGTCGACCACGTCCGCGACCGCCACCAAGGTGCCCGCGAGCGGCAGGTCCGCCCCCGCGCGAAGCCGTTCATCGACGGCTTTCGCGTCCACGAGGGCGTCTTCCACAGGGCGGAGGGTGATCCAGACGTCGGGGCGGTCGACTTCGGCTATCCGGTCGTAGGCGGCTATGACGCGCTGGTACGAGCTGGGAGGCGGGACGGGGGTCGGCTCTGGTTCCGGGGGGAGCGTCGTCACTGGGCGTCCTTTCCTCGGTGGGGACGAGAAAGACCACTGCGCGAGATCCACTGTGTCCGGTCCGCCACCCTGGGACGCCCGCTCACGCGGGCTGGGTTCAGGCCCGGGCTGGGATGAGCACTGCGTGCATGTAGGAAACGTTAGGCATCGCGGGTTGCCGTCACCAGCGGATTCGGGTCACGCGAGCGTTTCGGTACCGCACAGTGAGCAGGTCGTTACGCAATGGAGTATTAGCGACGACGAATGAGACGATGGTCCAGGAAAGCGCCTGCTCAGACCCTACCCGTTTCCGGACCTCGCGTGTTTGAACAGCGATCTCGCGTGATCGAAGGCGGAACTCGCGTGATCAGACGGACATCATCGAGATCAGGAGAGTTCGCGCAGGGCCATGGCGAGGCCGGCGAGCTTGTCGGTCGCGTCGGAGAGGGATTCCTTGGACGACGTCATGCCATCCGAGCTCGCGGCGACGGTGTGCCCGGCGGCCGCGACGAGACCGCCGTAGCCGTCGAGACCGTCGTCGAGCTGCTCGCGCAGTTGCTTGATGGCGGCGTCGAGGGCGCCGCGTTCCCGCTCGGGCGCGGCGTCGCGGCCGCGTTCGATGGCCTGGATCCGGCCGGCGAGCCCGCGCAGGGCCTGTGCCGCCTCGGCGGCGGTGGTGCGAGCGTCCGCGACGGCGATCTCCGAGACCGGCATGGTGCCGAGCGACGTCGGCTGCGAAAGCTGGCGAAGCAGCTCCGCCAGCGAAGCCTCGCTCTCGGCGAGGCGCTCCATCGGCTCACGCGCGACCGACCGCGCCGGGGGCAGCGGCGGCGGAGTGGCGGGGGCGGCGGGCAGCACGGTGCGGTTGAGCGTCCGCAGCCGCAGCCCCGACTTCACCCCGAAAGTCCCGAAGATGACGGCGAAGGCGCCGCCCGCGATGGCCTGGAGGACGTCGGCCTGACCGTCCTTCAACAAGCCGGTGCCCGCGACGACGGCGAACAGTCCACAAAGGAAGGTGAGGAGGATCCAGAACGTCAGCGCCCGCGAGGCACGGCGTTTGCGTCGCTCCAGTTTGGCGGCGGGTTCGTTCCAGCGCGCCCATTTGGCCTTCGCGTCGGCCACGACCGGGATCTGCCCGGCGGCCATCGACGTCAGCTGCTGCGAGATCTTCGGCATGGCCGGCATCTGCGGCATCTGGGGACGCGGCCGTGAAGGCGGAGCGGGGCGCGGGGAAGAACCCTGCTCGGAGGGCGGGATGTAGCGCTGCAGCTTCTCCTGCGCGCGCTGGGCGTAGTCGGGCAGCTTTTCGATGTGCTTCTCAAGCTTGGCGGTGAACTCCCCGAAGTCCTTGCGCCTGCCCTGCCCCATGCCCTCTCCCCTGTCTTCTGGTGAGACCGGTCCCGCACCCGCGCGGGGTGCGGGACCGGCTCCAGTTGGTGTGTCAGGCGGGGTTCTTGCCCTGTTCGGCCTGAACCCGTGCCTGAATCTCACGCTGGATGTCCGCGGAGCTCGACGCCTTCGGCGCGGCGGCGGTCTTGCCGTCGGTCACCTGAGCGACGGAGTCACCCTTCATGGACGCGCGGATCTGCTCCAGCCGCGAGTGCCCCGCGAGCTGCGTCGTGGAGGCCTGGACCTCCATCATCCGGCCCTGGACGGAGTTCTGTGCGAGTTCGGCCGAGCCGAGCGCGGTGGTGTAGCGCTTCTCGATCTTGTCGCGAACGTCTTCCAGCGACGGGGTGTTGCCCGGCGCGGCCAGCTGGCTCATCTGGTTCAGCGAAGCGGAGACCTGCTCCTGCATCTTCGCCTGCTCCAGCTGCGAGAGCAGCTTGGTGCGCTCGGCCAGCTTCTGCTGCAGCATGGTCGCGTTGCGCTCGACGGCCTTCTTCGCCTGCTCCGCAGCCTGAAGCGACTGGTCGTGCAGGGTCTTGAGGTCTTCGATGCTCTGCTCGGCGGTGACGAGCTGCGCGGCGAAGCTCTCCGCCGCGTTCTCGAACTCGGTCGCCTTCTGCTCGTCGCCCTTGGCACGCGCCTCGTCGGCGAGCACCAGCGCCTGGCGGGTCGAAGCCTGCAGCTTCTCCACGTCGCCGAGCTGGCGGTTCAGCTTCATCTCCAGCTGACGCTGGTTACCGATCACCGAGGCGGCCTGCTGGGTCAGCGCCTGGTGGTTGCGCTGCGCCTCCTCGATGGCCTGCTGGATCTGTACCTTCGGGTCGGCGTGCTCGTCGATCTTCGACGAGAACGCCGCCATCATGTACTTCCAGAACTTCACGAACGGGTTGGCCATCTCCTCCGCCTGCCTTCTCGCATCCCACGGGCTGTTACCTCGAGGTGGGGCGTCCCCTCTGTGATGTTGCAACGTCCCGACCCCGGCGTTGAGTTCCATCGTGTCAGGTCGGCGTCCCGCGTTCCAGGCGACCCCGACGGAATTCAGGGATCCCCCTGACTGTGACGTCCGCGACCTTTCGGGTTCACCTGCCGGTGACGGTGGGTGAAAACGGCCGGAGTCAGCGCCCCAGGACGGTCTCCTGGTCCATGCGTGACAACTTCTCGGGGTTGCGCACCGCGTAGAGGCCGGTGACGAGACCGTCCTCGACACGCAGCGCGACGACCGTGTCGACCTCCCCGCCGAGCCGGAGGATCAGCGCGGGATGGCCGTTGACCTGCGCCGTGGCCATCGTCGCCGCCTCGTCGCGGACCGGACGGCTCGCCGCCAGCAGCGGCGCGACCAGCGCGGCGCCGACCACGGGCTCCAGCACGGCCTGCACCACTCCGCCGCCGTCACCGAGGAAGACGACGTCCGGTGACAGCACGTCGAGCAGTCCCTGCAGGTCACCGGTCCTGACCGCGCGGTGGAACGCGTCGAGCACGTCCTTGGTCTCGCCGGGGGACGCGGCACCGCGCGGCCGCCGGGCGGCGACGTGCGCCCGCGCCCGGTGGGCGATCTGGTGGACCGCGGCCTGGGTCTTGCCGACGGCTTCGGCGATCTCGCCGTAGGGCACGTCGAACACCTCGCGCAGCACGAACACCGCGCGCTCGGTCGGCGTGAGCGTCTCCAGCACCAGCAGCATCGCCATCGAGACGCTG carries:
- a CDS encoding amidase family protein translates to MTTLPPEPEPTPVPPPSSYQRVIAAYDRIAEVDRPDVWITLRPVEDALVDAKAVDERLRAGADLPLAGTLVAVADVVDVAGLPTAGEDVCCTGATSVSRLTAAGAVVIGKTNCDRFGSDLEHTRSPYGAVSAALNTARVSGSASSGAAVAVALGLVDLAVGTDTAGAGRVPASLNGIVGLKPTLGLVPKTGAAPCGGIALFARSLTLGQRALGLMTGPDGIDPLARDWPPDVRLSAGDRPRVAIPGSDTLTGLSLQSRSAFLGAVSALRASGALVETVEVSALLKVGELIHDDGFTADRHRVAEAGMLALRMLSEYDALVLPTVADHPEVSEALSDPDGVSKRLERFTAFVNLLDLAAVTVPASPSDLGPYGVSVVVRPFDDQVAIDLAAVLTDEQADFPYPAPGADLVVFGAHLRGQPLNGSLVRAGARFTGLVQTGEGYRMLLLPTDPPQPGVVPVSATGEHTMLSGERWRLSPAALGAFAATLPAPFVLGRIRLENGETPLAVLCDQAATATATELTRYQCWRAYLRFVSTAGPRDLGRPA
- a CDS encoding DNA-formamidopyrimidine glycosylase family protein, whose protein sequence is MPEGDTVFLAGKVLDKALAGKTLLRGEFRVPQLATTDLAGRDVLGVGTVGKHLLTRLSGDLTLHSHLRMDGKWDVYRAGARWRHPAHQARVILATEELQAIGFRVHDLELVPTDEEDRLVGHLGPDLLDPQWTDELAERAAAALAADPDRELGDALLDQRIMAGIGNMYKVEMCFLLGVTPWTPVSEVDTAKAVALGRKLLKSNAWRTSQTTTGDLRRGREHWVYERTKQGCFRCGGRLKVAPQGDGYQARPTWFCPKCQSGPAPGG
- a CDS encoding PspA/IM30 family protein, whose amino-acid sequence is MANPFVKFWKYMMAAFSSKIDEHADPKVQIQQAIEEAQRNHQALTQQAASVIGNQRQLEMKLNRQLGDVEKLQASTRQALVLADEARAKGDEQKATEFENAAESFAAQLVTAEQSIEDLKTLHDQSLQAAEQAKKAVERNATMLQQKLAERTKLLSQLEQAKMQEQVSASLNQMSQLAAPGNTPSLEDVRDKIEKRYTTALGSAELAQNSVQGRMMEVQASTTQLAGHSRLEQIRASMKGDSVAQVTDGKTAAAPKASSSADIQREIQARVQAEQGKNPA
- a CDS encoding quinone-dependent dihydroorotate dehydrogenase; amino-acid sequence: MLFDKIVRPALYRVSGSDPETVHERTIGSLARLSRVSPALAALGRVYRTDDPVTFLGLRFPNRVGLAAGMDKNGRALHAWPALGFGFVEVGTVTRHPQPGNDKPRLFTLAQTDAVINRMGFNNEGAEALAARLAATGKPPVPLGVSIGKSKVTPLDEAVEDYRFSLRALYPYADYFAINVSSPNTPGLRALQDKSALAELLAELRETSAELAGDAKPTPVLVKVAPDLTDEALAELLEVCLDHGVAGLIATNTTLSREGIAPPEAAVGEQAGGLSGRPLTARSVEVVRFVHDETGGKLPIIGVGGIFDAGAAARMLDAGAGLVQLYTGFALHGPGLVKRVARGLAARPY
- the pspM gene encoding phage shock envelope stress response protein PspM; this encodes MGQGRRKDFGEFTAKLEKHIEKLPDYAQRAQEKLQRYIPPSEQGSSPRPAPPSRPRPQMPQMPAMPKISQQLTSMAAGQIPVVADAKAKWARWNEPAAKLERRKRRASRALTFWILLTFLCGLFAVVAGTGLLKDGQADVLQAIAGGAFAVIFGTFGVKSGLRLRTLNRTVLPAAPATPPPLPPARSVAREPMERLAESEASLAELLRQLSQPTSLGTMPVSEIAVADARTTAAEAAQALRGLAGRIQAIERGRDAAPERERGALDAAIKQLREQLDDGLDGYGGLVAAAGHTVAASSDGMTSSKESLSDATDKLAGLAMALRELS
- a CDS encoding GNAT family N-acetyltransferase; translation: MLRPDFPIITQRLTLRAFTSADLDELNSFQSRADVARYLYWGPRSRAESAAALAKRVHSSSLSKEGQLLAVAVELTETGQLIGDLNLEYLSSEHRQGEIGFVFHPDHHGKGFAAEAATELLRLGFEELGLHRIIGRCDGRNTASAALMERLGMRKEAHLRENEVVKGEWTDELVFAMLEDEWKAKH